The DNA window GAAAGACATGCTGAAAACAGCATGGCTACAGGGAGGGGTGGCCCGCAGGCCAGCACCTGAGGAGGCCCCACCAGAAGACGAACCTCCCAAGGAGGGTCTACCTGAGGCCTAGCGGCCTGGAGcttggggtggggatgaggggtggggggaaggggagggatggacAAGACTGGAAACCTCACAACTCCTTATAGGCTCcaggttggggaggggggatCTCTGGGATTAGAGAGTTAAGGATAGTCAGTGAGCTGGACTGGGGTAGGAGAGAAAACCAGGTGTCCTAGGGCCTAGCCCATGGCCAGAACCACcagggaagaacagaaaaaaaacagcGTGGTGGGAAAGTGACATGGGAAGGACTGGAGGCTGCTTCTGGTGCCCAGACTCAATAAAGCTTTTGGACTGAAGCCACTGATCTTTCTCTTCAAGGGGGTAGGGGCCCTGAGAGAACTGATTTCTGTCTGATGGAGAAGCCAGGACTCCAGGGTTTTGACCTGGTAAGGATCAAATGCAAGAAACTGACATGGGAAGTGAAGGAAAACAGAAGCCCTTCCAGGTTGAGAGTTTTTAttctggaggtgggaggggggggTCAGCATGCTCAGGTGGGGAGGGTCCAGCCCAGCTCCTCCAGCCCCCCAGTGCATGCCCAGCCCCAATAAGTTACGCAGTCACTCAGCCGCCCTCCCTCCCGAGACTCTCTGTTTTCTGCTCCGCCCCAGACAGGACCGATCTGGCTCAACACAAGGGCCGCTTGTCCCTAGCCTGTGGGCAGTGCCACAaggcaggctgggggaggggagaagcagcTGGGCCACGCCCTGGGGTTGAAGGGGCAGAAGGGCCGCCCCTGGCTCTGAGGGGTCAGGACTTGGAAAACCACATCCTGGGCAGGCCAGGGATCCAGTCCCACAGATCTGTGTCTGATGAGGTGGTGGGCAGGGTAGGGCCGCCATCACACCTCGACAGCTGGGTCTGAGCCTCGGCCCTGCCGCTGTAGCTGCTCCTCCTGCTTCATCTTGGGCTTCTCTGTCCGCGTATGCCACACCAGAACCTGTCCCGAGAGGTTTCAGTTAGAGCCGGGCCCAGCCACAGCCAAGCCTCTGGGGCACTCGGTGTAGAACGGGTTCTCCAACCCCCTCGACACACACCGGATTGGCTGCCAAGTATGAAGGGCGGGTGCGGGGAGGCTTTAGTGCCTCTAAAATGGGGCTTAATCCCTTACCCTCTCTGTGTCACATGGGTGCCAGGAGACAGAGTGGCAGGAAGACCactttccttccctgcctcccagcttccccttcaggAGAGCAAGCAAGGTTGAATCTGAGCCCTGGAGGGTCTCTCCTGGTTCAAACACCCATCCTTGATCCTACTCCCCAGGGCCTCTTTCCACTTCTCCCATCACCCGTCCATCCCACAGTCAGATTTCTGTGCCCACCTCCATCCCCTTACCCGAGTGCAGTTGGCAGCCCGCGGCTCCAGGTCCTTGGGATCTACAAGGTGGCTCAGGAGACTGCTCTCCAGGTGGCCCCGAGGAGCAGTGGCATCAAACCGGGCGTTGGGTTTAGCCAACAGCAAGGGCAGGGAGACAGCAAATCCCGCCATATCCACTGGGAAGGGCCTATTGGGCTCCCATGCCGTGTGGAAGCCCACAACCCGGCCATCCTGTACGCGAGGGCCCTCGAATCGCAGGCCGCCCACCAGCCCCACTGGCCACACTGAGACTCCACGGGTCCAGCGCATCTAACAGAAGTCAGGAAAGAAGAAACGGACAGGAGGTGGCCCAGAGGAACGGGAGCAGCAGGAAGGACCACTTGAGTCACTCTGCCCCACCGCTCCCCACTCCTCACCTAGGGAAATAGATGACGCGGGCCCCTCTGGCCTGTCTCCCCAGCCCCGTGTCAGTGCTCACCTCCTCAAAGAGCTCCCGGCTGTAGGTGTTATCATCGTCAGCAAAGTACACGACTCCCAGGGTGCCTGGTGGGGGTGGATCCTTCTCTCCCGCCACAGCACCCCCTCTGCTCCGGAGCCAGTCCAGGGCCCTGTTCCGTTGCTCTACACCTCGGGGCCGAACCCAGCCTGGCTCGCCCTCCCGGAGTCGCTGGGCCTTGGGGGTGAGGACCGCCAGGTGTGTGAAGAGGAGGCCAGAGGCAGCCAGTAGCCCCGAGACCAGTGGGGTGGGGCCCTCAGCATCCTCTACCAGCAGCCAGTGCAGCCGGGGCACCAGGCTTAGGGTCTGGGACAGCCGCACCAGCTCCGCCTTCTGCACCAGCCTGCAGGGGGAAAGATGCAGGAGGGAAAGGGGTAGGCACCACTTGCCCACTCCAGAGGGTACATATGGCTTCTCCTGGGCCACTCCTagcaccccacacacacacaccccccaccccgtgACCTTTCCCCGACCAGCACCCAAactccctgttcttttgtcttgttttgttttttgaccgAGCcactcagcttgcaggatcttagttccctgaccagggatggaacccatgcccacTGTAGTagaagcactgagtcctaaccactggaccaccagggaattgaCTCACCTGCCCTGTTCTTAATGTCCATGTCTGTCACTCACCTCAACCCCAGGGATCTGACTATAAATTAAGGGCACAGGCTTTGAAatcagatctgggtttgaatgcCAGTTTTGTAACTTATTAGGTGAGACATCTGGGGAAATGGCTCCatctccccaagcctcagttttcttggctTTAAAATAACAGTACTTTACAACAatgttgttttaaagattaaataagatcatgACTTTTTAGAATACCAGTAGGACCATGTTCTTTGCCGCCTATGCTTGGATTTCCAGGTAGAAGAGTTTAGAGGAGCCCTTTGGCTCATTCCTCTTCAGGGGACGAAGATTTATCCGAGTTTAGACAAGAAACTGGGAAGGTAGGGGCCCAGTCTCTTGCAGGCTTCTTTACCCTTCAGATGGGCCTGCCCACCCCAGGCTGATGGTGTGTGTAGGGAGGTGGAGAGGGTCTAGAGATGCCCTGGCGTAGGTGGGTCAGCCATCTGATTCCAGGCAGATGTCAGCAAGCCCTTTTGGCTACAGATTCAAAACCACATTCCCCAGTTGGTTTGTATCACTAATAACgctatgttttattaaaaaaaaaaaaaaaggaacacacttAGCACAGTGTGGGGCAGAGAGTAAACACACCGCAAATAATAGCTGGCGTAACTATTTCTAGACCCCCGTATGACTGTAGGGCCAAGTCCTTTTCTACTTCGATTTAGTCAAGGGGTTCCCAAACTTTCTCACCAAAGGCTCCCTAAGGAGAGAGAGTGAACTCACTGGCAAGTTCAGAATTTCTTTGCAACTTTATTGTtctatcttaaaatttctcaggAATATTGTATTCTACTTCACAGCACATCCCTgtctattttaatagaaaaacattttcccaCATTTAGCCTGTCATTTGGCATGCCTTAGCTTGAGGAACATCCCCTGGCCCAGCGCCTCCCAAAACTCATCATCGACCCCAGCCTCTTGGTCCATGCAGATCTTGGGTGCATCACAGCCCATACCTGGCATAGGTGGGGGTAACAACATAGATAGTAGGCAGAGCCTCAGGTtcagggggctgggcaggggcagggggtgggcggCGGAGATCGGCTTGCAGCTGGGAAATCCTCAGATCCTTCTGCCGAAGCTGCTCTGCTGCTGCCCGCAGGGGAGAGAGGCAGTCACATGGCTGGCCTGGTCCCAGGAAgcagggatgggggcagagaACCACAGTACGTTCAGCATCCCAAAGGGCCATAACCTTCTGTTCAACTAGCCACTGCCAGGCTCTCTTTACAACTTCTCTAACAGCTTTTCTACGCCTTGGGTGGTGGGGAGCTCACTGCCTCAATTAGCAGTCCCTCTCCGACTTCAACAATTCCATCCATTACAGTTTTCATTTGGCTATTGAGATGATTATCTGCCTCCATCCTTTCTACCTGCTGGTCCTAATTCTGCCTTCTGGAACCATAAAGAACAAGTTGATCTCCTAAAACAGGACAGTCTTTCAAATACCTGAGGATCATGCAGTGGCCCAGTCTCTAAATCCCTGCATAAGAGGCAGGGTTCAATCTGTTCCGCTGGCTGTGTGACCAAAGACTCATTAAATTCATTGATTCCATCattggataaatatttattgaatgctccTCCTGGGAGGCACTGCCTTAGGTGCCCGGGATGCAGCAGGAAACCaaacagacatggtccctgccctcatggaggttTCAGTTTAGTGAAGGAGCTGGACACtaagcaaagaaacaaattaataaaattattagaaactGTGGTAAGGGCCATGAAGGAAACAAATAGGATAGAGACTTAAAGAGAATCCAGATTAAGAGAGTTACTTTAGCTAaggtggtcaaggaaggcctgTGAGGTGGTGACATGTGAGCTGaaacctgaaggatgagaaagaggCAGCTGGGAAAGAGCTGGGAGAACAGCACCACAGGCAGCGGGGACAGGTTAAGTGCTTGGAAGCAATGAGCGTGGGGTTTTCAAGAAACTGTCATGAAGCCAGTGTGGCCGGAGCAGAGCGAGCGAGAGGGTTAGGAAATGGGGTTAGAGAGGCAGACCGAGGCAGGATCCTGCGGGGCCTTGCAGGCTCTGGGAAGGAGTCTGATTTCACCCGAGGTGCGGCGGGCAGCCGCGGTGCGTTCTAGAGAGGGGACTGCGCCCGGCGGCCGCAGAGGGCTGTCGGAGGGCCGAGCCGGATGAATGCGGTCTGCGCGGGGGTTCATCCCCAGGGCGGGATGCTCGGCGGCGGGTGCCCTCGGGCCGACCCGccgcacccccgccccgccccgctcaCCGAGCTGCACCAGCGCGTAGAGGAGGCCGGCGATCGACACCAGGAAGTAGGCGAGGAACACGTTCTTCAGCTTCAGCTTCATGGCCGCGCCACCGCCGGCGCCTGGACAGGCGGGGGCCGGCAGGCACGAAggtccccgcccccagcccgccAGCCTGCAAGCCCCGCCCCTGCATCGGCCCCGCCCCTTGTCCCGCCCCCCTCACCCTCCTCTCGCCCGGCTCCCAGGAGCTGGAGCTGGCAGCAAACGTCGCCGCCCACTTCCGGTCAGTCTGCACACTCCCTCCCTCCGGGTTAATTTCCGCTCCCACCACCTAGTTCTGGGAACCACGGGAGTGGGTGACGTCATATCCGGCGTATCAAGCGCACGCGGCCGGCGGTCAGAAGCCAGGTAGGGTACTTGGGAGTGGCTTTGAGACCCTCCCCTTGATCTCTAGTCCCTCTGCGCAGATTTTCTCCtgatattcattcatccatcagtcaCTGCAGGTAGTAACAGTAGTTCAATACACACTTGTTACATGAATGAGTGAAATCTAGGGCCTATCATGTGCCAAGCCTGTGCCCTGGGTGTCTCATACAATCCTCACTATAATCCtttgattataattttaatacaatttagGATAGTACCACTCTAAAAACTGATGTTGCAGAATTTTGATATTTAACAAGATACTCCtggcaaaaatgcaaaaaatacatAGTAATCtaataaattaaaccaaaaaatagTAAAGGGgtatttttgatatttcattaaTTAATCAACCTCTTATATTCTAATATttcttggaatttcttttttttttttttggaatttctaGTATGACTTGGAATCAGGTCCCTTTCTGGGATGAAGAGTTTATATCCACAGTGTTTCTCCAGCACATCTGGCAGTAGTTCAGGAGCAAACTGCTATTCTTCAGGGTTGTCACAGTATCTTGGTCCACTTTTGTGTAAGAGATAggtattgtccccattttacagataagtaagtAAAATTGCGCCAAATCATGTAATTCCCATTGTACAATTTTCTATGTCCCTTCTAGATACCTGACTCCAGGATCTGTACTGTCTCCTCTGACCCACACTGAAACAGGTGACAGTAGGGGTGGGGGTAAAATGCCAAGGCAATGAGCTATCTCCCAGGGAATTAactggaaatttctttttttaataaatttatttatttgtttatttttggctgcattgggtcttcgttgctgcccgtaggccttctctagttgcagccagcgggggctactcttcactgcggcgcgtgggcttctcattgcagtggcttctctcgttgtggagcatgggctctaggcacgcgggcttcagtagttgtggcacgtgggctctgtagttctggctcgcgggttctagagtgcaggctcagtagttgtggctcacgggcttagttgctccgcggcatgtgggatcttcccggaccagggctcgaacccgtgtccccagcactggtaggcggattcttaaccactgcaccacccaggAAGCCCCTGGAAATATTTCTTGAGCTGAGGAATTCCATGAACACATCCCCTAACTCCTCACAGGCATAAACCATCCTGAGCAGTAATTTTTCCAAACAGACAAACCTAGTTTCTTGTTAAAATAATCTCTAAGACTTGTGGTCAGTCAACAAAATGGAGGAAACTATTTCCTGTCACTAACAcaatgggaaatttttttaaatgctgctaGCTAAAGAGAAGCAGTCTTTAGTATGAGAACATCTGACATATAGCTATTTCTATTCAACAGGGACCCCATTAGCTCTGGTCACCACTATTAACTAGGCCTACTAAAATCTGATGACCTTGCTGGGCTCCTCTATGAAAATACTggcatcagggacttccctgtggcgcagtggttaagaatccacatgccagggcttccctggtggcgcagtggttgagaatctgcctgccaatgcaggggacacgggttcgagccctggtctgggaagatcccacatgccacggagcaactgggcccgtgagccacaattactgagcctgcgcgtctggagcctgtgctccgcaacatgagaggccgcgatggtgagaggcccgcgcaccgcgatgaggagtggtccccacttgccgcaactagagaaagccctcgcacagaaacgaagactcaacacagtcataaataaataaataaataaataaataagaacgtgaatttctttaaaaaaaaaaaaaaagaatccgcctgccaacgcaggggacacgggttccagccctggtccgggaagatcccacatgccgcggagcaactaagcccgtgtgcaactactgagcctgcgctctagagcctgagagccagaactacagagcccacgtgccgcaactactgaagtccatgcacctagagcccatgctccgcaacaaagagaagccaccgcaatgagaagcccgcgcaccgcaacgaagggtaggtagcccccgctcgccgcaactagagaaagcccgcgtgcagcaacgaggacccaatgcagccaaaaataaattaattaatttaaaaaaaatattggcatCAAGCAAGCTGAAGGAGGCTTGCACTCACTCATTTTGCTCAACCAATGAGGCTTAATGCTGAAGCTAAATGAAAATGTCAGGTCCTCGGGCTTTTAGGGGTCTGTGGTTCAGGCCAGAACTGGAATCCAGACGCCAACAGTTATTTATGGTTTCTCTCTTTATTGTTTCTCCTTTTATCAAAACCTGTCACAGCTGGGGGccaaaaggaagtaaaaaaaattcccacaaacATTCCCCATCGTCCCCAGTtagtcctcccccaccccccacccagggccctgggcCAACCCTGAGCGCACATGGTCAtctcccccaccctcagcctTCCCCCAGCAATAAATACAGGTGACCATGATTCGATGAAACCACAACTGATTTCTCCATCTGGAAATGCCCCCCAAGGGGACAAAATTTTAGGAGGCAAAAGAAGTCTCGCTCATCCCCTCTTAAGGAGTGGAAACTTCTTTCCCCCAAGGGACAGGGGAGGTAGAACTGCCCCTGTCAGAACCGCAGCTGCTctagagagaagcagggagaggaaaGGCTGGGATGCCAGGGAAGAGGATGTTTTCCAGCAACCTCACTCCTTTGATCCATTCATCCCTTCTCAGGGTAAGGGGTGGACCCAGTGCATCAATGGGGCATAAAAAGGGGAGGCCTGATAGAGAAGAGccaggaggaagaaataaaaggagggaGAACAgtttggtggggagggaaggggaaggagaaaaggagccCTAAAGCTCACTGCCCTCATCTTCTTCTAAGAAATGGCATCAACACACAAGAGACATGAatggagagggtatggaggagATTCAGGGCccccagaagaaagaaaagagaagggaaagcaaGGGCCCTGTGGTCCCCTggtcttcacaggtgaatgtgCTCCAGTCAGAGCAACAGAATATTTGGGGATGAAGGGAGATTTGGTGTCAATGGGGTGGGAGAGGTCAGGAGATCACAAAATGAATTCAGAGCCCAGGGAAAGCCCTCTCATCCTGCCCAGATGTTGGCAGAATGTGGATCTTGAGATAAGAAAGGTGAAGTCTGGGGAAGGTCAAGCTCCAGGGCAGAAGGAAGAGTAACTATCATGACCATCACACCCCACCCCAACATCCCTTGGGTTATCGCAGGTGAATACTCCAGTCGGATACCACACTGACGCCAGGCTTGCGCAGGATCAACACAGAGGTCTCAGGGTCATGCTGGAAGGACAGGCGGCTTTCAGGAGATCCtggtggaggaaagagaaagagtgcCAGGGTCAATAGCAACTACTTTCCTATATGCAGGGGGTCCCCAACCCTGCCCCTGcttctcctctttccccacctGGGGGCCAGATCACTCACCTTTTGTCTGGAGTACCACGGTTGCTGGCTTTCCAGCCCCTATTATCACCACCCGCTCAATCCAAATTGGTGTCTCAAAGTGGCCTTTGGGGTCGGCTGAGCTGGAGGAAGCAAAAATGGATACCCGTCAGGAAAATAACTGTCAGAGCAGAAAGGAGGAGAGCAGAGCAAGGCCATAATGTAAGAGCACAGTGAGCTGTAAGCATCCCAGAGGCTGCCAGGGAAGAAAGGGTACCTCCTCACCTGGAGACAAGGGTGTTGCCAGAGAATGAGAATCGACGCAGCAGGAACTCATGGCGAGTCTGATAGTTGAACGTGTGCCCATCATCTAGAAAGAGCTCTCCTTGGGCCGTACCCTGAGCAGGAAGTGGGATAGGCGAGAGCCTGAGCCCAAGAGGGAGTGAGGGGCACATCCCCAGGGGACTGAATCCTAGGAAGGTAGGCAGATGGTTGAGGAGGCTCCCTGCCTATGCGCTCACCTGGAGGCTGAGTGCAACGTAGAGAGTGATGGGGTCATCCTTCATGCAGTCCGAAGAACGCCGCACTCGCATCCATCGGGGCACAATTGTCCCTCCACGCTGGAACACAGGGATCTAGGGCAAGAGCAGCGCTGGGATGAAGTAGCCCTGTTGTTCAACCCTGGGCCCTGCAATATCTTTTGCTCGTGCATATCTGTGTCCCCTTAGGAACTGGACTCCAAAGTATACACTCTCTCCCCTTCTGGAAACCTACAGGGAGATGGAGCTGGCAGCTGGGCCAGGCATACTCACACTGCTTAGAGTTACAGGCAGATACAGGGTCTGGGGACCATGATGCTTCTGGTAGCTGTGAACGTCATACCACACCTGTGGGTGCAGAGGATATACTCGGTCACTCGCTGCACAGAGGACCCCCACTCTTTTTACCCTCTCTGACCTCCACCACCTTTCCCCACCACACCCTTCCTTAACTCACCTCCCCTTGGCCAGGCAGATAGACCTGCACGCCATGAGCCTCAGAGTCTGATACAGGGTGAACCAGCAATGCATCCCCTAAGACACAGCAGAATCAACTCTGAATTGGGGAGATCAGTTCCCAAAGAGGGAGCCCTAGAGCACCCACCCCCTTGCACCCCTGGCCTCGttcactcctccctccctgcacATCCACAGACGTATCTCTCACAGTGCTTGCTTCTTCCCAGCCCTATCCCAACCCACCACTAACTGTCCCCCTTGTTTCTCACCAAGCAGGAACTGATCATCTATACTGAAGGTGGTCACATCCTGAGGATAATGCACCCACAAGGGCCTAGGAAGGAAGCAGGACAAGAAAGGAAGACACTTGCTGTTTGGCAGAAGTCAAAGATGCTACCCCAGGAACTGGCAAGAAGAACAGCACAGGGGGAAGACCCGCGAGCTGGCAGCCAGACAGCCCAGCAGGCTTAAGGACTCAGCTCTGCACTCTAACCTTGGTCTAGACATTTAACTTCCCAACCCgtctccctgcctcttcccaccTTGCTCCCTCTGGAAACTGCTCTGCATAGCTACCTCCCAGCGGCCACTTCATTATCCTGGCCTGAAAAGCCCTCCAGTTCAGGCTGAATTTTCCACTCCACCTCATCTACCTCTCCCTCTGGTTCTTTACCCCTGAGACACACTGGTTTGTTCCTACTCCTGGAACACAACAAACTCAtttccatttcataatttttgCACTTGCAGTCTCCCCTGCTTGGAACATTCTTCCTCTGCGTCACAAAAGTCTGTCTTACTCATCAGTCAGGGCTCATCTTTACGTGGCCTGTTTGTGGAACTTAACTCCGTTAccctgttctgtttttttcaaaaagcCTGTCAGTTTTGGCAGTTTTCCTATTTCCATATTTGTTTACAtgtctctctgtcttcctccGAAGAATGTAAGTTCCACAAGGGGAGGACACTTGTCTGACTTGTTTCTGGCTCTGGGGATAGTGATGAGTAATGCCTGGCACGTCATAAGCACTCAGTAACGTTTACTGCTCTTCATCTCCCCACTGGTCTCTTCTTACTCTTGACCTTGCAGTCAGATTTCCCTCCTTTACAAGGCCCTGGCGAATGAGGCAAGAGGCCCGGAGATGGAGCCCCGTCTCCCAGCCATCTCAGTCCACTCTACACAGACCCAACTGAATGCCTCACCTCATGATAGGAATCCCTTCACGATGGGCCTGATAGAAGAGGGTGTACCAGAAGGGCAGTAAGGAGTATCGCTGACCCAAGGCATCTCGGATTATGTCATGGTACTGAGACGGTAACAACCACGGCTCTCGCCGACCAGTGTCCAAGTGGGCATGTGCCCGGAAGAATGGCTGGTAGGCACCCATCTGGTACCAGCGCACAAGCAGCTCTGGCTCTGGATTTTTGAAGAAGCCGCCCACATCCGctagagaggggagggaggaaaccgGTTGGAAAAGAGGGTGAAGGAGGGCTGCTGCCTAAGGAGCCCCCCAAGGCCCCACCGTGGACTGTCAGTTCTCTGCTCGGGCCTAGGTTTTATGCCCTCTCCCTTGCCCCTCTCCCGCCAAAGCAAGGCTCCAAGTTCCTCGCCCTCTCACCTCCACAGAAGGAAAGTCCCACCAGCCCCAAGCTGAGACACATAGGAATAGAGATCTTCAAATGGTCCCATTCGGCAGCATTGTCGCCTGTCCACACGGCTcctgaggaagaaaagagggagggagctTGCAAACAGTGAAGGGGCTCAGCCTTTTACATAGCTGACCTCTCTAACCTGCCACATCTCCTCTGGGGCCCCCAGAGTCCTGCTGAAGATGGCAGAGTTCACAAGAGCACTTCAACAGGGACTGGCCCTCCCACTCCCTGCCTCGCTTTTAGCGAACAGCTGGAAGGAAGCACGTAACTCTCAGAGGATGGACAGACTTCTCCAAGAACCAGGCCCAGGTCCCTCTGCCACGGCTTTATTCTCCAAATCTTACCAAAGCGCTGGGAGCCAGCAAAGAAAGCCCTGCTCAGGACAAAGGGGCGTTCTATGCCCCCGGAGCGCAGCACCAGCCCATCAGCAGTCGCCATGTGCTGCGTGGGAACAGGAAAGAAGGGTAGTGAGGAGCAAAAGCCAGCTGTCATCGGTGCAAGTTCTCGGCCCTTGGTCTCTCCTCTCTCAGTCCCTTACCACGTAGAGGCCATAGATGTTATGCACGTCTCGGTGCTC is part of the Balaenoptera musculus isolate JJ_BM4_2016_0621 chromosome 8, mBalMus1.pri.v3, whole genome shotgun sequence genome and encodes:
- the B3GAT3 gene encoding galactosylgalactosylxylosylprotein 3-beta-glucuronosyltransferase 3 isoform X1, which produces MKLKLKNVFLAYFLVSIAGLLYALVQLGQPCDCLSPLRAAAEQLRQKDLRISQLQADLRRPPPAPAQPPEPEALPTIYVVTPTYARLVQKAELVRLSQTLSLVPRLHWLLVEDAEGPTPLVSGLLAASGLLFTHLAVLTPKAQRLREGEPGWVRPRGVEQRNRALDWLRSRGGAVAGEKDPPPPGTLGVVYFADDDNTYSRELFEEMRWTRGVSVWPVGLVGGLRFEGPRVQDGRVVGFHTAWEPNRPFPVDMAGFAVSLPLLLAKPNARFDATAPRGHLESSLLSHLVDPKDLEPRAANCTRVLVWHTRTEKPKMKQEEQLQRQGRGSDPAVEV
- the B3GAT3 gene encoding galactosylgalactosylxylosylprotein 3-beta-glucuronosyltransferase 3 isoform X3; amino-acid sequence: MKLKLKNVFLAYFLVSIAGLLYALVQLAEQLRQKDLRISQLQADLRRPPPAPAQPPEPEALPTIYVVTPTYARLVQKAELVRLSQTLSLVPRLHWLLVEDAEGPTPLVSGLLAASGLLFTHLAVLTPKAQRLREGEPGWVRPRGVEQRNRALDWLRSRGGAVAGEKDPPPPGTLGVVYFADDDNTYSRELFEEMRWTRGVSVWPVGLVGGLRFEGPRVQDGRVVGFHTAWEPNRPFPVDMAGFAVSLPLLLAKPNARFDATAPRGHLESSLLSHLVDPKDLEPRAANCTRVLVWHTRTEKPKMKQEEQLQRQGRGSDPAVEV
- the B3GAT3 gene encoding galactosylgalactosylxylosylprotein 3-beta-glucuronosyltransferase 3 isoform X2, with product MKLKLKNVFLAYFLVSIAGLLYALVQLAAEQLRQKDLRISQLQADLRRPPPAPAQPPEPEALPTIYVVTPTYARLVQKAELVRLSQTLSLVPRLHWLLVEDAEGPTPLVSGLLAASGLLFTHLAVLTPKAQRLREGEPGWVRPRGVEQRNRALDWLRSRGGAVAGEKDPPPPGTLGVVYFADDDNTYSRELFEEMRWTRGVSVWPVGLVGGLRFEGPRVQDGRVVGFHTAWEPNRPFPVDMAGFAVSLPLLLAKPNARFDATAPRGHLESSLLSHLVDPKDLEPRAANCTRVLVWHTRTEKPKMKQEEQLQRQGRGSDPAVEV